Proteins from a genomic interval of Paucidesulfovibrio longus DSM 6739:
- a CDS encoding STAS domain-containing protein — translation MEFTVLEDADGLNRVALSGRMDAAGIKDIESAFTRGVAQVGRSVVVDMGGVSFMASMGMGLLLRNARALAGKGLRMVLYRPQALVEEVMHIAGLQQLIPIEHDPEAAASRARGE, via the coding sequence ATGGAGTTCACTGTCTTGGAAGACGCCGACGGGCTGAACCGGGTGGCCCTGTCCGGGCGCATGGACGCCGCGGGCATCAAGGACATCGAGTCCGCCTTCACCCGGGGCGTGGCCCAGGTCGGACGCTCCGTGGTCGTGGACATGGGCGGAGTGTCGTTCATGGCTTCCATGGGCATGGGGCTGTTGCTGCGCAACGCCCGCGCTCTGGCCGGGAAAGGCCTGCGCATGGTGCTCTATCGGCCTCAGGCGCTGGTGGAGGAGGTCATGCACATCGCCGGGCTTCAGCAGCTGATTCCCATCGAGCACGACCCGGAGGCGGCCGCAAGCCGCGCGCGCGGGGAGTGA
- a CDS encoding substrate-binding periplasmic protein, producing MTISPARLCALSLALMLLCAAASSFAAGERRLRLLTEDGPPFNFPGSSGPQGFTVEVVRELLARTGCQGEITFLPWPRAYDETLKKPDTVLFTITRTPDREDLFRWVGPIASLTWALFALPQSKLKLRSLDEARALSGISTYRADVREQYLRGLGFANIHSAANFENSVEMMLQGHVPAVIADTLGISHYLRQRGLPQESVENIFTLKTIDLYIAISQRSDPGLAERWQNALEEMRRDGTSERIRARWLSGK from the coding sequence ATGACCATTTCGCCCGCCAGGCTTTGCGCGCTTTCGCTCGCGCTCATGCTGCTCTGCGCCGCCGCGTCTTCGTTCGCCGCCGGGGAGCGTCGGCTGCGGCTGCTCACGGAGGACGGCCCGCCCTTCAACTTTCCCGGCTCGAGCGGCCCCCAGGGGTTTACCGTGGAGGTGGTCCGGGAGCTGCTCGCCCGTACGGGCTGCCAGGGCGAAATCACCTTCCTGCCCTGGCCCAGGGCCTACGACGAAACCCTCAAGAAACCGGACACGGTCCTCTTCACCATCACCCGCACTCCGGACCGGGAAGACCTGTTCCGCTGGGTCGGGCCCATCGCCTCCCTGACCTGGGCGCTCTTCGCCCTGCCGCAATCGAAACTGAAGCTCCGATCCCTGGACGAAGCCCGCGCCCTTTCGGGCATCAGCACCTACCGCGCGGACGTGCGCGAGCAATACCTGCGCGGACTCGGCTTCGCCAACATCCACAGCGCGGCCAATTTCGAGAACAGCGTCGAGATGATGCTCCAGGGCCACGTCCCGGCTGTCATCGCCGACACCCTCGGCATCTCGCACTATCTCCGGCAGCGGGGACTGCCGCAGGAGAGCGTGGAGAACATCTTCACCTTGAAGACCATCGACCTCTACATCGCCATTTCCCAGCGGAGCGACCCCGGCCTTGCCGAGCGCTGGCAGAACGCCCTCGAGGAAATGCGGCGGGACGGAACCAGCGAACGCATCCGCGCCAGATGGCTGTCCGGAAAATAG
- a CDS encoding SpoIIE family protein phosphatase, translated as MSIRWKYFVALLCISLGPLFLAGGIMQRGALRLERTVSDVAGAEITHMVTTQLEQDAENASKSVLRGTAALTFALRSLAVDAERTFAQPFLRAPKVYFSEDFNKPLRAPTDLVEDRRYTRRTSAGEAKPMPVSFGHPVFLLAQGLELRRAAPDLARLSQLLGVCQDIFTYSGYAAHRVYVALESGVSMAYPGFGGYPPGLDLRKAGWYARARDTGRTEWSGLLYSRNTGRVLIALNRPLYDQEGRFMGVAGIEAPVSWFLQEARLASQWSEEMRSFLVSARINPDSKQLGLQITVERDSRNQGEPEEEKPVEYRWMQPVDDPKFDRLVESVRNGESGSMEIDYAGRPSIWAFAPVEGSTAFLLVVPKTVAMGVPDKLRKDVAAHAADQRSTALLVALAAVGGAALLSFLAAKRASDMVTHMVGAWQRLAGGDFTARLRMHTGDERDLLVEAFNETVPKLADHMRLSRSMALAREVQQNLLPRSSPKMPGLDVAGTILFCDETGGDYYDAFALPGHAGRRMAVAVGDVSGHGAAPALLMATVRAMLRAASETHRSLAERVALVNRQLYADVAPTGRFMTLFCAEFDTALGRIRWVRAGHEPAWLYDPWTGEFEELRGEGVSLGFLEDTEFEERERGFDRRGQFALLATDGVWESMNAKGETFGRHRMLDVVRRNADKSAAEIVQAVLAALESFRGGTHCEDDVTLAVVKRT; from the coding sequence GTGTCGATACGCTGGAAATATTTCGTCGCGCTGCTGTGCATCAGTCTCGGCCCGCTCTTTCTGGCCGGAGGCATCATGCAGCGCGGCGCGTTGCGTCTGGAACGCACGGTTTCAGACGTGGCCGGGGCCGAAATCACCCACATGGTCACCACGCAGCTGGAACAGGACGCCGAGAACGCGTCCAAGTCCGTGCTGCGCGGCACCGCGGCCCTGACCTTCGCCCTGCGTTCCCTGGCGGTGGACGCGGAGCGGACCTTTGCCCAGCCGTTCCTCCGCGCGCCCAAGGTCTATTTTTCGGAGGATTTCAACAAGCCGCTGCGGGCGCCCACCGACCTTGTCGAGGACCGGCGCTACACCCGGCGGACCAGCGCGGGCGAGGCCAAGCCCATGCCCGTCAGCTTCGGGCATCCCGTCTTCCTGCTGGCCCAGGGCCTGGAGCTGCGCCGGGCCGCGCCCGATCTGGCTCGGCTTTCCCAGCTGCTCGGCGTCTGCCAGGACATCTTCACCTATTCCGGCTATGCGGCCCACCGCGTCTACGTGGCCCTGGAAAGCGGGGTGAGCATGGCTTATCCCGGATTCGGCGGGTATCCGCCCGGCCTGGACCTGCGCAAGGCGGGCTGGTACGCCCGCGCCCGCGACACGGGGCGGACCGAGTGGTCCGGGCTGCTCTACAGCCGCAATACGGGAAGGGTGCTCATCGCCCTGAACCGCCCCCTCTACGACCAGGAGGGGCGCTTCATGGGCGTGGCCGGAATAGAAGCCCCGGTGAGCTGGTTTCTCCAGGAGGCCCGGCTGGCTTCCCAGTGGTCCGAGGAGATGCGTTCCTTCCTGGTCAGCGCGCGCATCAACCCGGACAGCAAGCAGCTCGGCCTGCAAATCACGGTGGAGCGCGATTCGCGCAACCAGGGTGAGCCGGAAGAGGAAAAGCCGGTGGAATACCGCTGGATGCAGCCCGTGGACGACCCGAAGTTCGACCGGCTGGTGGAGTCGGTCCGCAATGGGGAGTCCGGCAGCATGGAGATCGACTACGCGGGCAGGCCGTCCATCTGGGCCTTTGCCCCGGTGGAGGGCAGCACGGCCTTCCTGCTGGTCGTGCCCAAGACCGTGGCCATGGGCGTTCCGGACAAGCTGCGCAAGGACGTGGCCGCCCACGCCGCGGACCAGCGCAGCACGGCCCTGCTCGTGGCCCTGGCCGCCGTGGGCGGCGCGGCGCTGTTGTCCTTCCTGGCGGCCAAGCGCGCTTCGGACATGGTCACGCATATGGTCGGCGCCTGGCAGCGGCTGGCCGGGGGCGATTTCACCGCCCGGCTGCGCATGCATACCGGGGACGAGCGTGACCTGCTCGTGGAGGCCTTCAACGAGACCGTTCCCAAGCTCGCAGACCACATGCGCCTGAGCCGGTCCATGGCCCTGGCCCGCGAGGTGCAGCAGAACCTCCTGCCGCGCAGCTCCCCCAAGATGCCCGGCCTGGACGTGGCCGGAACCATTCTCTTCTGCGACGAAACGGGCGGCGACTACTACGACGCCTTTGCCCTGCCGGGCCACGCGGGACGGCGCATGGCCGTCGCCGTGGGAGACGTTTCCGGCCACGGCGCGGCCCCGGCCCTGCTCATGGCCACGGTGCGGGCCATGCTTCGCGCCGCATCGGAAACCCACCGCTCGCTTGCCGAGCGCGTGGCCCTGGTCAACCGCCAGCTCTACGCGGACGTGGCCCCCACGGGGCGGTTCATGACGCTTTTCTGTGCGGAGTTCGACACGGCGCTGGGGCGCATCCGCTGGGTGCGTGCCGGCCACGAGCCCGCCTGGCTCTATGATCCCTGGACCGGGGAATTCGAAGAACTGCGCGGCGAGGGCGTCAGCCTCGGATTTCTGGAGGACACCGAATTCGAGGAGCGGGAGCGCGGATTCGACCGGCGCGGCCAGTTCGCCCTGCTGGCCACGGACGGCGTCTGGGAATCCATGAACGCCAAGGGCGAAACCTTCGGCCGCCACAGGATGCTCGACGTGGTCCGCCGCAACGCGGACAAGAGCGCCGCCGAGATCGTCCAGGCCGTGCTTGCCGCGCTGGAAAGCTTCCGCGGCGGCACGCACTGCGAAGACGATGTGACCCTGGCCGTGGTCAAGCGGACCTGA
- a CDS encoding Crp/Fnr family transcriptional regulator, producing MKFTDVNLLEELEKPEYAELKRRFALRTFPKDALAFHPMDGKSRVFVICSGRARVYLSYEDKEFTLAILGPGDVYSTHTRAGVQALSPLELLVTDAATFRRSLTAFPEMTGTIIRVLGGVLSSTFGIISGLVFKDASQRLAEFLLAEAEASQESDETGVVIRSGLTVEQLAQLVGSTRQTVSTLLNDMIRSKVIERRARGEFVILSPQRLREYLGS from the coding sequence ATGAAGTTCACGGACGTGAACCTGCTCGAAGAGCTGGAAAAGCCCGAATACGCCGAACTCAAACGGCGCTTCGCCCTGCGGACCTTTCCCAAGGACGCCCTGGCCTTCCACCCCATGGACGGCAAGAGCCGCGTCTTCGTGATCTGCTCCGGCCGGGCCAGGGTCTACCTCAGCTATGAGGACAAGGAATTCACCCTGGCCATCCTCGGACCGGGCGACGTCTACAGCACCCATACCCGCGCCGGGGTCCAGGCGCTCTCCCCCCTGGAGCTGCTCGTCACGGACGCGGCCACCTTCCGCCGCAGCCTGACGGCCTTCCCGGAAATGACAGGCACCATCATCCGCGTGCTCGGCGGCGTGCTCAGCAGCACCTTCGGCATCATCAGCGGCCTGGTCTTCAAGGACGCCAGCCAGCGGCTGGCCGAATTCCTGCTCGCCGAGGCCGAGGCGTCCCAGGAGTCCGACGAGACCGGCGTGGTCATCCGCTCCGGACTGACCGTGGAACAGCTCGCCCAGCTCGTGGGCTCCACCCGTCAGACCGTCTCCACCCTGCTCAACGACATGATCCGCTCCAAGGTCATCGAACGCCGCGCGCGCGGCGAATTCGTGATTCTCAGCCCGCAGCGCCTGCGTGAATACCTGGGCAGCTAG
- a CDS encoding sensor histidine kinase, with protein MNRQYPKRSLSTNLTISLVAAVVILVATLLGVQHWNMASRAASELEVKADNYADELAEILAIPMWTLDTSNVRHVGQVYERNDLFSRLRITDSRGEVLYQYEADDRSAEEISRTRSITFEGHVIGHLDMALSMATQRKTSRQLFYATMINIAATTAALLAATGILLRIFLRRPLSELESAMDRVAQGDFSRPFTGPRYTELERIIDSFHKMSATIRAREESLRRVNEALSISEQRLNMAITAANDGLWDWNIPRNEAYYSPRWFTMLGYEPDSLPPHVETWENLLHPDDKERVLAELQAHLRKSEDEFTSEFRMRTQDDGYRWILTRGQVSERGAQGEPLRMAGTHQDITDRKEAEALREELINELEEKNAELERFTYTVSHDLKSPLITIKGFLGMLQRDLERGDKEHIAKDMDRIGQAADKMQQLLDELLELSRVGRLNNPPENVNLEKLAHEAVELVAGQISERGVKVDIQTGLPTVRGDRPRLLEVFQNLVDNATKFMGDQPQPHIEIGLRHDKGQEVIYVKDNGLGIKEQYFQKVFGLFDQLDQGKGGTGIGLALVKRVIETHGGTIWVESEGPGRGATFCFTLKGVD; from the coding sequence ATGAACCGCCAATATCCGAAACGCTCCCTGTCCACGAACCTGACCATCAGCCTGGTGGCGGCCGTGGTCATCCTCGTGGCGACGCTGCTCGGCGTGCAGCACTGGAACATGGCCTCGCGCGCCGCATCGGAGCTGGAAGTCAAGGCGGACAACTACGCGGACGAGCTTGCGGAAATCCTGGCCATTCCCATGTGGACCCTGGACACCTCCAACGTCCGGCACGTGGGCCAGGTCTACGAGCGCAACGACCTCTTTTCCCGGCTGCGCATCACGGATTCGCGCGGTGAGGTGCTCTACCAGTACGAAGCCGACGACCGCAGCGCCGAGGAGATCTCCCGCACGCGGAGCATCACCTTCGAGGGGCACGTCATCGGCCACCTGGACATGGCCCTGTCCATGGCCACCCAGCGCAAGACCTCGCGGCAGCTCTTCTACGCCACCATGATCAACATCGCGGCGACCACGGCCGCCCTGCTCGCGGCCACGGGCATCCTGCTGCGCATCTTCCTGCGCCGCCCGCTCAGCGAGCTGGAATCCGCCATGGACCGAGTCGCCCAGGGCGACTTTTCCCGCCCCTTCACCGGACCGCGCTACACCGAGCTGGAACGCATCATCGACTCCTTCCACAAGATGTCCGCGACGATCCGGGCGCGGGAGGAATCCCTGCGCCGGGTCAACGAAGCCCTCTCCATCAGCGAACAGCGGCTGAACATGGCCATCACCGCGGCCAACGACGGGCTCTGGGATTGGAACATCCCGCGCAACGAAGCGTATTATTCGCCGCGCTGGTTCACCATGCTCGGCTACGAGCCGGATTCCCTGCCGCCCCATGTGGAAACCTGGGAAAATCTGCTGCACCCCGACGACAAGGAACGCGTTCTCGCGGAGCTGCAAGCCCATCTGAGAAAAAGCGAGGACGAATTCACCTCGGAATTCCGCATGCGCACCCAGGACGACGGCTACCGCTGGATCCTCACCAGGGGACAGGTTTCCGAGCGCGGAGCCCAGGGCGAGCCCCTGCGCATGGCCGGAACGCACCAGGACATCACCGACCGCAAGGAAGCAGAGGCCCTGCGCGAGGAACTCATCAACGAACTGGAAGAAAAGAACGCCGAGCTGGAGCGCTTCACCTACACCGTGTCCCACGACCTCAAGAGCCCGCTGATCACCATCAAGGGCTTTCTCGGCATGCTCCAGCGCGACCTGGAACGCGGAGACAAGGAACACATCGCCAAGGACATGGACCGCATCGGCCAGGCCGCGGACAAGATGCAGCAGCTCCTGGACGAGCTGCTCGAACTCTCCCGCGTGGGCAGGCTGAACAACCCGCCCGAAAACGTGAACCTGGAAAAGCTGGCCCATGAAGCCGTGGAATTGGTGGCCGGGCAGATTTCCGAGCGCGGCGTCAAGGTCGACATCCAGACCGGCCTGCCCACGGTGCGCGGCGACCGGCCGCGCCTGCTGGAGGTCTTCCAGAACCTCGTGGACAACGCCACCAAGTTCATGGGCGACCAGCCCCAGCCGCACATCGAGATCGGACTGCGCCACGACAAGGGCCAGGAAGTCATCTACGTCAAGGACAACGGGCTGGGCATCAAGGAGCAGTATTTCCAGAAGGTCTTCGGGCTGTTCGACCAGCTCGACCAAGGCAAGGGAGGCACGGGCATCGGCCTCGCCCTGGTCAAGCGCGTCATAGAAACCCACGGCGGGACCATCTGGGTCGAATCCGAGGGTCCGGGCCGGGGCGCGACCTTCTGCTTCACCCTCAAGGGCGTCGATTGA
- the cooS gene encoding anaerobic carbon-monoxide dehydrogenase catalytic subunit, translating to MAKEPRKLDELTLWDDAKLMIEKAKADGVETVWDRLEQQTPHCTFCEKGTTCNKCVMGPCRISDKKPRGVCGADADLTVARNFGRFVAAGAASHSDHGRDLVETLLAVGRGKTRDYAIRDEEKLRRIAAEVGIDVDGREAKDVARDLAETFVQDFGFATEGLSFICRVPEKRRALWKKLGITPRGVDRDVVEMMHRTHMGVDSDAVNICLHAARVSLADGWGGSMIATEISDILFGTPTPRSAKVNLGVLRADQVNILVHGHSPIVSEMILAAARDPKMLAKAKDAGASGINIAGLCCTGNELLMRQGVPIAGNHLMTELAIVTGAVETIVVDYQCIMPSLVQVAHCYHTRFVSTSDKAKFTGGDHVEFHYDNAREKALEVVGEAIERFKLRDPAKVDIPCDPVEITTGFSNEAILGALGGTPAPLIEAIKDGKVRGVAGIVGCNNPKLKHDHCHVTLARELIKRNVLVLATGCATVAMGKAGLLMPEAASEAGEGLAAVCRSLGIPPVLHVGSCVDNARILHICGVLANALGVDIADLPVAASAPEWYSEKAAAIGLYAVASGIYTHLGLPPHITGSETVTSLALEGLEGVVGAVFAVEPDPVKAADLMDTRISIKRKALGLSD from the coding sequence ATGGCAAAGGAACCGAGAAAGCTCGACGAGCTGACCCTTTGGGACGATGCGAAGCTGATGATCGAAAAAGCCAAGGCCGACGGAGTGGAAACCGTCTGGGACCGGCTTGAGCAGCAAACCCCGCACTGTACGTTCTGCGAGAAGGGCACGACCTGCAACAAATGCGTCATGGGCCCCTGCCGGATCAGCGACAAGAAGCCGCGCGGCGTTTGCGGCGCTGACGCCGACCTGACCGTGGCCCGCAATTTCGGCCGCTTCGTGGCCGCCGGAGCCGCCTCCCACTCGGACCACGGCCGCGACCTCGTGGAAACCCTGCTCGCGGTGGGCCGGGGCAAGACCCGCGACTACGCCATCCGCGACGAGGAAAAGCTCCGCAGAATCGCCGCCGAGGTGGGCATCGACGTGGACGGCCGCGAGGCCAAGGACGTGGCCCGCGACCTCGCCGAGACCTTTGTCCAGGACTTCGGTTTCGCCACCGAGGGCCTCAGCTTCATCTGCCGCGTTCCGGAGAAGCGGCGCGCCCTCTGGAAAAAGCTCGGCATCACCCCGCGCGGCGTGGACCGCGACGTGGTGGAGATGATGCACCGCACGCACATGGGCGTGGACAGCGACGCCGTGAACATCTGCCTGCACGCGGCGCGCGTCTCCCTGGCCGACGGCTGGGGCGGCTCCATGATCGCCACGGAAATCTCCGACATTCTCTTCGGCACGCCCACGCCCCGCAGCGCCAAGGTCAACCTCGGCGTGCTCCGGGCCGACCAGGTCAACATCCTCGTGCACGGCCACAGCCCCATCGTCTCCGAGATGATCCTGGCGGCCGCGCGCGACCCGAAGATGCTCGCAAAGGCCAAGGACGCCGGAGCCTCCGGCATCAACATCGCCGGACTCTGCTGCACGGGCAACGAGCTGCTCATGCGCCAGGGCGTGCCCATCGCGGGCAACCACCTCATGACGGAACTGGCCATCGTCACCGGAGCCGTGGAAACCATCGTGGTGGACTACCAGTGCATCATGCCCAGCCTCGTGCAGGTGGCGCACTGCTACCACACCCGCTTCGTAAGCACCTCGGACAAGGCCAAGTTCACGGGCGGCGACCATGTGGAATTCCACTACGACAACGCGCGCGAAAAAGCCCTGGAAGTGGTCGGCGAAGCCATCGAGCGCTTCAAGCTGCGCGACCCCGCAAAGGTTGACATTCCCTGCGATCCGGTGGAAATCACCACCGGCTTCTCCAACGAGGCCATCCTCGGCGCGCTCGGCGGCACCCCCGCCCCGCTCATCGAGGCCATCAAGGACGGCAAGGTGCGCGGCGTGGCCGGCATCGTGGGCTGCAACAACCCCAAGCTGAAGCACGACCACTGCCACGTGACCCTGGCGCGCGAGCTGATCAAGCGCAACGTGCTCGTGCTCGCCACGGGCTGCGCCACGGTGGCCATGGGCAAGGCCGGGCTGCTCATGCCCGAAGCCGCGTCCGAAGCGGGCGAAGGGCTGGCCGCGGTCTGCCGCAGCCTGGGCATTCCGCCCGTGCTGCACGTGGGCAGCTGCGTGGACAACGCCCGCATCCTGCACATCTGCGGCGTGCTGGCCAACGCGCTCGGCGTGGACATCGCCGACCTGCCCGTGGCCGCCAGCGCCCCGGAATGGTATTCGGAAAAAGCCGCTGCCATCGGCCTCTACGCCGTCGCCAGCGGAATTTATACGCATTTGGGCCTGCCGCCGCACATTACCGGCAGCGAGACCGTCACCTCCCTGGCCCTCGAAGGCCTGGAAGGTGTCGTTGGCGCAGTGTTCGCGGTGGAACCCGACCCTGTGAAGGCCGCTGATCTCATGGACACCCGGATCAGCATCAAGCGAAAGGCCTTGGGGCTCTCGGACTAG
- a CDS encoding ATP-binding protein, giving the protein MKLAFAGKGGVGKTSLTAWIADYLARRGKNVWMVDADTALSLGQASGLAAADLPVPLVLREDLVQERIGAGFMNLNPEVGDLPEQLAVDVPLGGPAPKGVTPGRKRLLVMGTVAGAGGGCACAANALLKALLHHVVLERDEWVLVDLEAGVEHLGRGTVASVDGLVVVSEPSLRGLQTAAEVGRLATEMGLPRQGLVLNRHDSGAEPPALPGLPRLLASVPVLPGLVARQFASASVLGLPESNALDALAHDVIRAFE; this is encoded by the coding sequence ATGAAGCTCGCATTCGCAGGCAAAGGCGGCGTGGGCAAGACCTCGCTCACGGCCTGGATCGCCGATTATCTCGCCCGCCGGGGCAAAAACGTCTGGATGGTGGACGCGGACACGGCCCTCTCCCTGGGCCAGGCCTCCGGTCTCGCCGCGGCCGACCTGCCCGTGCCCCTGGTCCTGCGCGAAGATCTCGTGCAGGAGCGCATCGGCGCCGGGTTCATGAATCTCAATCCCGAAGTGGGCGACCTGCCCGAACAGCTCGCCGTGGACGTGCCCCTGGGCGGCCCCGCGCCGAAGGGCGTCACGCCCGGACGCAAGCGCCTGCTCGTCATGGGCACCGTGGCCGGGGCCGGAGGCGGCTGCGCCTGCGCGGCCAACGCCCTGCTCAAGGCCCTGCTGCACCACGTGGTTCTGGAGCGGGACGAATGGGTGCTCGTGGACCTGGAGGCGGGCGTGGAGCACCTCGGACGCGGCACCGTGGCCTCGGTGGACGGGCTGGTGGTGGTCAGCGAGCCGAGCCTGCGCGGGCTCCAGACCGCGGCCGAGGTCGGGCGGCTGGCCACGGAAATGGGCCTGCCCCGCCAGGGCCTCGTGCTCAACCGCCACGACTCCGGCGCCGAGCCGCCCGCCCTGCCCGGCCTGCCCCGGCTGCTCGCCTCGGTCCCGGTGCTGCCCGGCCTGGTGGCGCGGCAGTTCGCCTCCGCGTCCGTCCTGGGCCTGCCGGAATCCAATGCTCTGGACGCCCTGGCCCACGACGTGATCCGGGCCTTCGAATAA